In Natronococcus occultus SP4, the following proteins share a genomic window:
- a CDS encoding sugar phosphate nucleotidyltransferase, with product MKGVVPAAGEGTRLRPLTEDVPKGLVEVDERPILSHVFETLLAAGVDELVVVVGYRKSQIVDRFGDTYRDVPITYVHQRERTGLGHAVSLAEPYLEEPFVVLNGDNVFDGRIDPAIERVRSTGAEAAVLVEEVDRETASETGAVVLEDGHVTGIVEKADDPPSKLVTTGCYVLPPRIFHALALARPADSGEFELSEAVGLLARAGRRVDAVRLPGSRVNVNTPADRERAERLLERSE from the coding sequence ATGAAGGGAGTCGTCCCCGCCGCAGGCGAGGGTACGCGACTGCGCCCGCTGACCGAGGACGTACCGAAGGGACTCGTCGAGGTGGACGAGCGACCGATCCTGAGCCACGTCTTCGAGACGTTGCTGGCAGCTGGCGTCGACGAGCTCGTCGTTGTCGTCGGCTACCGCAAGTCACAGATCGTCGACCGCTTCGGCGACACCTACCGGGACGTTCCGATCACTTACGTCCACCAGCGCGAGCGGACGGGGCTCGGTCACGCGGTCTCGCTCGCCGAGCCCTATCTCGAGGAGCCGTTCGTCGTCCTGAACGGCGACAACGTGTTCGACGGCAGGATCGACCCCGCCATCGAACGCGTTCGCTCGACCGGGGCCGAGGCCGCGGTGCTCGTCGAGGAGGTCGATCGGGAGACCGCCAGCGAGACGGGCGCGGTCGTCCTCGAGGACGGTCACGTCACGGGAATCGTCGAGAAGGCCGACGACCCGCCCTCGAAGCTGGTGACGACTGGGTGTTACGTCCTGCCGCCGCGGATCTTTCACGCACTCGCGCTCGCCCGCCCCGCCGACAGCGGCGAGTTCGAACTCAGCGAGGCGGTCGGCCTCCTGGCGCGAGCGGGGCGACGCGTCGACGCCGTTCGGCTGCCGGGCTCGCGAGTCAACGTCAATACGCCGGCCGACCGCGAGCGGGCCGAGCGGCTGCTCGAGCGGTCAGAGTAG
- a CDS encoding cation:proton antiporter gives MTLIGVVAVVLALGVASRVLADRLRIPSVLFLILAGVAIGPEGVGLVSRATFGEGLPVMVGVSVAIILFEGGYHLRLEKLRESPTALLRLTTVGAAITWLGTAAAVVAFLDTSLEVGLLVGALLIATGPTVIGPILQVVTVRDHVAAVLEGEGVLNDVTAAILVVVVFEVLIAGDGGPMRLLGEFGGRLAIGLGVGAAVAGAVWLFLSRGNLSPGTAPLHARLVVLAGIVVAYGGAELLASETGIAAAAMAGFALGNVDLPHHEDVVDFLDDLSVVVLSFIFVALAALIDFGDIATLGVAGIAVVVAITLVLRPAVIYLATTGERFTRDERLFLSAVGPRGIIPASVATLFAVELQALGQPQEAQLLAGTVFLIIFATVVLQAGLAGRIATHLGVSPMRTIIIGGGRVGLSLAERLERDGENVLVVDEDPDAVERSRERGLRALEGDGTDAGVLKRAGIDEAKNVIAATPDDDANLLACQLARTSFDVETVASRVNQPDNVEAFESLGVRAIDLSMATAWSLENVLERPSLSAWMNELGRTGDVQEIEVTATDLVGKTIAQLNAEIPDGCLVGLVTHGDGTTEVPTGDHVLRDGDRVTFIGRTEAVDRAVKRFHPHD, from the coding sequence GTGACGCTGATCGGCGTCGTGGCCGTCGTACTGGCGCTCGGGGTCGCCTCCCGGGTCCTCGCGGACCGGCTCCGGATCCCAAGCGTCCTGTTTCTGATCCTCGCGGGCGTCGCGATCGGTCCGGAGGGGGTCGGTCTCGTCTCGCGGGCGACGTTCGGCGAGGGGCTCCCCGTGATGGTCGGCGTCAGCGTCGCGATCATCCTCTTCGAGGGCGGCTACCACCTCCGCCTCGAGAAGCTCCGGGAGAGTCCGACGGCCCTGCTGCGGCTCACAACGGTCGGCGCGGCGATCACCTGGCTGGGAACCGCGGCCGCCGTCGTCGCCTTTCTCGACACAAGCCTCGAGGTCGGCCTGCTGGTCGGCGCCCTGCTGATCGCGACCGGGCCGACGGTGATCGGCCCCATCCTCCAGGTCGTCACCGTCCGGGATCACGTTGCGGCCGTCCTCGAGGGCGAGGGCGTGCTCAACGACGTCACCGCCGCGATCCTGGTGGTCGTCGTCTTCGAGGTGTTGATCGCCGGCGACGGCGGTCCGATGCGGCTCCTCGGCGAGTTCGGGGGCCGGCTGGCGATCGGCCTCGGCGTCGGCGCCGCCGTCGCCGGCGCCGTCTGGCTGTTTCTCAGCCGGGGCAACCTCTCGCCCGGGACCGCGCCGCTGCACGCCAGACTGGTCGTCCTCGCGGGAATCGTCGTCGCCTACGGCGGCGCGGAGCTGCTCGCCAGCGAGACCGGGATCGCCGCCGCCGCGATGGCCGGCTTTGCGCTCGGCAACGTCGATCTGCCACACCACGAGGACGTCGTCGACTTCCTGGACGATCTCTCGGTCGTCGTCCTTTCGTTTATTTTCGTCGCGCTGGCGGCGCTGATCGACTTCGGCGACATCGCGACTCTCGGGGTCGCCGGGATCGCCGTCGTCGTCGCGATCACGCTCGTGCTCCGGCCGGCGGTGATCTACCTCGCGACGACCGGCGAACGGTTCACACGGGACGAGCGGCTCTTTCTCAGCGCCGTCGGTCCCCGCGGGATCATCCCCGCGAGCGTCGCGACGCTGTTTGCCGTCGAGCTCCAGGCGCTCGGCCAGCCACAGGAGGCCCAGCTGCTGGCCGGTACCGTCTTCCTGATCATCTTCGCGACGGTCGTCCTCCAGGCCGGCCTCGCAGGACGGATCGCGACCCACCTCGGAGTCTCACCAATGCGCACGATCATCATCGGCGGGGGACGAGTCGGTCTCTCCCTCGCGGAACGGCTCGAACGGGACGGAGAGAACGTCCTCGTCGTCGACGAGGACCCGGACGCGGTCGAACGGAGCCGCGAACGGGGACTGCGCGCCCTCGAGGGCGACGGCACCGACGCCGGCGTCCTCAAGCGGGCGGGGATCGACGAGGCGAAAAACGTCATCGCGGCGACGCCCGACGACGACGCGAACCTGCTGGCCTGCCAGCTCGCACGGACCAGCTTCGACGTCGAGACGGTCGCCTCGCGGGTCAACCAGCCAGACAACGTCGAGGCGTTCGAATCGCTCGGCGTCCGCGCGATCGACCTCTCGATGGCGACCGCGTGGTCGCTCGAGAACGTCCTCGAGCGGCCGTCACTATCGGCGTGGATGAACGAACTCGGTCGAACGGGCGACGTCCAGGAGATCGAGGTGACGGCGACGGATCTCGTCGGGAAGACGATCGCCCAGCTCAACGCCGAGATTCCCGACGGCTGTCTCGTCGGGCTGGTGACCCACGGCGACGGGACGACGGAGGTTCCGACCGGGGACCACGTGCTGCGCGACGGCGATCGGGTCACCTTCATCGGGCGGACGGAGGCGGTCGACCGCGCGGTCAAGCGGTTTCATCCACACGACTGA
- a CDS encoding NAD(P)/FAD-dependent oxidoreductase: MSEDSTATVRDVVIVGSGVAGLSAAVYAARADLDPLVLEGPEPGGQLTLTTDVENYLGFPEGVGGMELIQRGKAQAERFGADFRHAAVEDATLEDRPFELELANGDSVRTRALIVATGASARWVGADGEDELMGYGVSTCATCDGAFHRGDDVLVIGGGDSAMEEALFLAKFADSVTVVHRRDELRASDIMAERARDHEKIAVRWNAELLAIHGSREDGVTGATLGSHPDGHPTEKLAGSAAPEAATEVDRETVDVGGIFYGVGHVPNTDFLEDTAVELADSGHLETREGMTTETAVEGVFGAGDVMDPDYRQAVTSAGTGSMAALDAEAWLDAESTRSEPQSADPAPSV, from the coding sequence ATGAGCGAGGACTCGACCGCGACCGTTCGCGACGTCGTGATCGTCGGCTCCGGCGTCGCCGGTCTCTCGGCCGCCGTCTACGCCGCGCGGGCCGACCTCGACCCCCTCGTCCTCGAGGGGCCCGAGCCGGGCGGCCAGCTCACCCTGACCACCGACGTCGAGAACTACCTCGGGTTCCCCGAGGGCGTCGGCGGGATGGAACTGATCCAGCGCGGGAAAGCACAGGCCGAACGGTTCGGCGCCGACTTTCGCCACGCCGCCGTCGAGGACGCCACACTCGAGGACCGGCCGTTCGAACTCGAGCTCGCGAACGGCGACAGCGTCCGGACGCGGGCGCTGATCGTCGCGACCGGTGCCAGCGCCCGCTGGGTCGGCGCCGACGGCGAGGACGAACTGATGGGCTACGGCGTCTCGACGTGTGCGACCTGCGACGGCGCCTTCCACCGCGGCGACGACGTCCTCGTGATCGGCGGGGGCGACTCGGCGATGGAGGAGGCGCTGTTCCTCGCGAAGTTCGCCGACTCGGTGACGGTCGTCCACCGCCGCGACGAGCTACGTGCCTCGGACATCATGGCCGAGCGGGCCCGCGACCACGAGAAGATCGCCGTCCGCTGGAACGCGGAGCTGCTCGCGATCCACGGCTCCCGCGAGGACGGCGTCACCGGCGCGACGCTCGGTTCCCACCCCGACGGCCACCCGACGGAGAAACTCGCGGGGAGCGCGGCGCCGGAGGCCGCGACCGAGGTCGACCGAGAGACCGTCGACGTCGGCGGGATCTTCTACGGCGTCGGCCACGTTCCGAACACCGACTTCCTCGAGGACACCGCGGTCGAACTGGCCGACTCCGGCCACCTGGAGACCCGCGAGGGGATGACGACCGAGACCGCAGTCGAGGGCGTCTTCGGTGCGGGGGACGTGATGGATCCCGACTACCGCCAGGCGGTGACCTCGGCGGGCACCGGGAGCATGGCCGCCCTCGACGCCGAGGCGTGGCTTGATGCCGAATCCACACGGTCGGAGCCACAGTCCGCCGACCCCGCGCCGAGCGTCTAG
- a CDS encoding Bug family tripartite tricarboxylate transporter substrate binding protein, translating into MPVTDIGRREFLAAGVTGLSVTAAYGAEAFGVTEQFDDGRITAVVPWAQGGGTDRSMRITTPVWADRLGVEFVVENYPGGSTQVGGEELYNADPDGTTVAMWNMPQMQATWLFQNAPYRMASFDYLGTHHWDPTMWFAPLDRPYDDLSEFVEYAREDGATVGITSAIGNTALSALLVEETYDLDLTVVNMEGGAGVRQAVLAGDVDAGVNQPWAFNPDHVGDVLALGSHTAEPQELWPDTPSFADIGLEDVPLVDEGLGQWKLMVVPGGLQENQPDRFERLAETYAAVFEDEQFLSEAENQGGLDDILDYRGPDETETEVEETSQFMETYADVVESFIYDR; encoded by the coding sequence ATGCCAGTCACAGATATCGGTAGACGGGAGTTTCTCGCGGCCGGCGTGACGGGACTCTCGGTTACGGCAGCGTACGGCGCCGAAGCGTTCGGCGTTACCGAACAGTTCGACGACGGACGGATCACGGCGGTCGTCCCCTGGGCACAAGGCGGCGGAACCGACCGATCAATGCGGATCACGACCCCCGTGTGGGCGGATCGGCTCGGCGTCGAGTTCGTCGTCGAGAACTACCCCGGCGGCTCGACCCAGGTCGGCGGCGAGGAGCTGTACAACGCCGATCCGGACGGCACCACGGTCGCGATGTGGAACATGCCCCAGATGCAGGCCACCTGGCTCTTCCAGAACGCTCCCTACCGGATGGCGTCGTTCGACTACCTGGGGACCCACCACTGGGATCCGACGATGTGGTTCGCTCCGCTCGATCGGCCGTACGACGATCTCTCGGAGTTCGTCGAGTACGCTCGCGAGGACGGTGCCACCGTCGGGATCACCTCCGCGATCGGGAACACGGCGCTGTCGGCGCTGCTGGTCGAGGAGACCTACGATCTGGATCTGACGGTCGTCAACATGGAGGGCGGCGCCGGGGTTCGGCAGGCCGTCCTCGCGGGCGACGTCGACGCGGGCGTCAACCAGCCGTGGGCCTTTAACCCCGACCACGTCGGCGACGTCCTCGCGCTGGGCTCACACACCGCAGAGCCCCAGGAGCTGTGGCCCGACACACCGTCGTTCGCCGATATCGGTCTCGAGGACGTCCCGCTCGTCGACGAGGGGCTCGGCCAGTGGAAGCTCATGGTCGTCCCCGGCGGGCTCCAGGAAAACCAGCCCGACCGGTTCGAGCGGCTCGCCGAGACCTACGCCGCGGTGTTCGAGGACGAGCAGTTCCTCTCCGAGGCCGAAAACCAGGGCGGACTCGACGACATTCTTGACTACCGCGGCCCCGACGAGACCGAGACCGAGGTCGAGGAAACCTCACAGTTCATGGAAACGTACGCCGACGTCGTCGAGAGCTTCATTTACGATCGATAA
- the trxA gene encoding thioredoxin, producing MTTDATSGSADRPTNEPLHVDGEDDLDAIVSDRDVVLVDFHADWCGPCQMLEPLVETIAAETDATVAKVDVDANQQLAATYGVRGVPTLLVFADGEQVEQHTGALPEDRLRSLIERYTE from the coding sequence ATGACAACCGATGCAACCAGCGGCTCGGCGGACCGACCGACGAACGAACCGCTCCACGTCGACGGCGAGGACGACCTCGACGCGATCGTGAGCGACCGTGACGTCGTGCTCGTGGACTTCCACGCCGACTGGTGTGGCCCCTGTCAGATGCTCGAGCCCCTCGTCGAGACGATCGCGGCCGAGACCGACGCGACCGTCGCGAAGGTCGACGTCGACGCCAACCAGCAACTCGCCGCTACCTACGGCGTCCGCGGCGTCCCCACGCTGCTCGTGTTCGCCGACGGCGAGCAGGTCGAACAGCACACCGGCGCCCTGCCGGAGGACCGACTCCGCAGCCTGATCGAGCGCTACACCGAATGA
- a CDS encoding radical SAM protein — translation MKSGSPATTANARSLRPETFDARIDDLWERYEECDLCAYDCGVDRTAGDVGTCQVDDTAYVSTYFPHFGEEDCLKGHNGSGTIFLANCNMKCVFCQNFETSHEAKGDPATPAEIAEMALELEAKGCHNINFVSPTHHSPHLVEAVRIAIEAGLDLPIVWNCGGYERPEILERLEGIVDIYMPDVKWGNDAAAARYSKAPNYWSNVTDSLREMHRQVGDLRLDDTGLATGGLLVRHLVMPNHVESAKRVLSFLAEEVSEKTFVDVMAQYRPHYKAKSEPFYEEISRPITAAEYEAVVDHAREAGLERLYLDRSMLL, via the coding sequence ATGAAGTCCGGCTCACCGGCGACGACGGCGAACGCCCGCTCGCTCCGGCCCGAAACGTTCGACGCGCGGATCGACGATCTGTGGGAGCGCTACGAGGAGTGCGATCTCTGTGCGTACGACTGCGGGGTCGACCGCACCGCCGGCGACGTCGGCACCTGCCAGGTCGACGACACCGCGTACGTCTCAACGTACTTCCCCCACTTCGGCGAGGAAGACTGCCTGAAGGGCCACAACGGGAGCGGAACGATCTTTCTCGCGAACTGCAACATGAAATGCGTCTTCTGTCAGAACTTCGAGACGAGCCACGAGGCGAAAGGCGATCCCGCGACACCCGCGGAGATCGCCGAGATGGCCCTCGAACTCGAAGCGAAGGGCTGTCACAACATCAACTTCGTCTCCCCGACCCACCACTCGCCCCACCTTGTCGAGGCGGTTCGGATCGCCATCGAGGCCGGCCTCGACCTCCCGATCGTCTGGAACTGCGGTGGCTACGAACGCCCGGAGATCCTCGAGCGACTCGAGGGGATCGTCGACATCTACATGCCCGACGTGAAGTGGGGCAACGACGCCGCCGCGGCGCGGTACTCGAAGGCGCCCAACTACTGGTCGAACGTCACCGACTCGCTCCGGGAGATGCACCGACAGGTCGGCGACCTCCGGCTCGACGACACCGGGCTCGCGACGGGCGGGCTCCTCGTTCGCCACCTCGTCATGCCCAACCACGTCGAGAGCGCGAAGCGAGTGCTGTCGTTCCTTGCCGAGGAGGTCTCCGAGAAGACGTTCGTCGACGTCATGGCGCAGTACCGGCCCCACTACAAGGCGAAATCGGAGCCGTTCTACGAGGAGATCAGCCGTCCGATCACCGCCGCGGAGTACGAGGCGGTCGTCGACCACGCTCGCGAGGCGGGTCTCGAGCGACTCTACCTCGATCGCTCGATGCTACTCTGA